In Halorhabdus rudnickae, the following proteins share a genomic window:
- a CDS encoding ABC transporter ATP-binding protein: MGVSELDDDDVFEDVRERVDRPMARLFRSYGWDYRVPFAVGFVSSVAARILDLLPPLLLTVAIDGIFGDQAFSLWLVPDAWLPGTRAGQLWLTVAIIATAFLIGAAFHWMRNWGWNIFSQNIQHDVRTDTYDKMQRLNMDFFADKQTGELMSILSNDVNRLERFLNDGMNSFFRLSIMVLGIAAILFYWNWQLALVTLGVVPLIGFFTYKFVQIIQPQYAEVRSSVGQLNSRLENNLGGIQVIKTANTETFESDRVDDVSEDYFDANWAAINTRIKFFPSLRLLSGVGFVATFLLGGIWVVTYQTTGAAPWFFTGTLSEGQFVGFILLSQRFIWPMAQFGQIINMYQRAHASSERIFGLMDTPSRIVEDPDAKPLEVTEGHVAFDDVTFGYDEKDPIVEDISFDVAGGDTVALVGPTGAGKSTIMKLLLRMYDVDEGAIRIDGTDLRDATIPSLRQAMGYVSQETFLFYGTVRENIEYGTFDADKDEVVEAAKMAEAHRFIQNLPEGYDTKVGERGVKLSGGQRQRIALARAILKDPEVLVLDEATSDVDTETEMLIQRSLDELTADRTTFAIAHRLSTIKDAEQIVVVEDGRIVERGTHEELLVADGLYAKLWAVQAGEIDELPEEFIERAARRRAQTEADDD, encoded by the coding sequence ATGGGCGTTTCTGAACTCGATGATGACGACGTGTTTGAAGACGTTCGCGAGCGCGTCGATCGCCCGATGGCCCGGCTCTTTCGCTCGTACGGCTGGGACTACCGGGTCCCCTTTGCCGTCGGGTTCGTCAGTAGCGTCGCCGCCCGGATCCTCGACCTCCTGCCGCCACTGCTGTTGACTGTCGCGATCGACGGGATCTTCGGCGACCAGGCCTTCAGTCTCTGGCTGGTCCCCGACGCCTGGCTCCCCGGGACTCGGGCCGGCCAACTATGGCTCACGGTGGCGATCATCGCCACGGCCTTCCTGATCGGCGCCGCCTTCCACTGGATGCGCAACTGGGGCTGGAACATCTTCTCCCAGAACATCCAGCACGACGTCCGGACGGACACCTACGACAAGATGCAGCGGCTGAACATGGACTTCTTCGCCGACAAGCAGACCGGCGAACTGATGTCCATCCTGTCGAACGACGTCAACCGGCTGGAGCGGTTCCTCAACGACGGGATGAACTCGTTTTTCCGGCTGTCGATCATGGTGCTCGGCATCGCCGCCATCCTCTTCTACTGGAACTGGCAACTCGCGCTGGTGACGCTCGGGGTCGTGCCGCTGATCGGCTTTTTCACCTACAAGTTCGTCCAGATCATCCAGCCCCAGTACGCCGAGGTCCGCTCGTCGGTCGGCCAGCTGAACTCGCGGCTGGAGAACAACCTCGGCGGCATCCAGGTGATCAAGACCGCGAACACCGAGACTTTCGAATCGGACCGGGTTGACGACGTCTCCGAGGACTACTTCGACGCCAACTGGGCGGCCATCAACACCCGCATCAAGTTCTTCCCCAGCCTGCGACTGCTCTCTGGGGTCGGGTTCGTCGCCACGTTCCTGCTCGGCGGGATCTGGGTGGTGACCTACCAGACGACCGGGGCCGCTCCGTGGTTTTTCACCGGCACCCTGAGTGAGGGACAGTTCGTCGGGTTTATCCTGCTCTCCCAGCGGTTCATTTGGCCGATGGCGCAGTTCGGGCAGATCATCAACATGTACCAGCGCGCCCACGCCTCCAGCGAGCGAATCTTCGGGTTAATGGATACACCGAGCCGGATCGTCGAGGATCCCGACGCCAAACCCCTCGAGGTAACTGAGGGCCACGTGGCGTTCGACGACGTCACCTTCGGCTACGACGAGAAGGATCCCATCGTCGAGGACATCTCCTTCGACGTCGCGGGTGGGGACACCGTCGCACTGGTTGGCCCGACGGGCGCCGGCAAGTCCACCATCATGAAACTTCTCCTGCGGATGTACGATGTCGACGAGGGCGCGATTCGTATCGACGGGACGGACCTCCGAGACGCGACGATTCCCAGCCTCCGGCAGGCGATGGGTTACGTTAGCCAGGAGACGTTTCTGTTCTACGGCACCGTCCGGGAGAACATCGAGTACGGCACTTTCGACGCCGACAAAGACGAAGTGGTCGAGGCCGCGAAGATGGCCGAAGCCCACCGATTCATCCAGAATCTCCCAGAGGGCTACGATACGAAAGTCGGCGAACGCGGAGTGAAACTCTCGGGCGGCCAACGCCAGCGGATCGCGCTTGCGCGTGCGATCCTCAAAGACCCGGAGGTCCTCGTGCTGGACGAGGCGACGTCCGACGTGGACACGGAGACGGAAATGCTGATACAGCGTTCCCTGGACGAACTCACCGCCGATCGGACCACCTTCGCGATCGCCCATCGGCTCTCGACTATCAAGGACGCCGAACAGATTGTCGTCGTCGAGGACGGTCGGATCGTCGAACGCGGCACCCACGAGGAGTTGCTCGTCGCCGATGGTCTCTACGCCAAACTCTGGGCAGTCCAGGCCGGCGAGATCGACGAACTCCCCGAGGAGTTCATCGAACGGGCGGCCCGGCGACGCGCACAGACCGAGGCCGACGACGACTGA
- a CDS encoding creatininase family protein, giving the protein MKLTEATWTDVESTGTDLAVLPVGSTEQHGPHAPLGTDAIAAETVAKAGADAAEWEVVVAPSISVGVSEEHRAFAGSLWVSEDTFRAYIRETIEALAHHGFGRIVVVNGHGGNTAALREVCARITRDGDAYAVPFTWFEAVDPDGIEMGHAGPVETALLEHVAPELIDSERKETAGEDAADRWGEWEGSVNLACDTDGFADNGVVGDPADGDGELGERLLAEAADALAALLSRVAERDRPGEL; this is encoded by the coding sequence ATGAAGCTTACTGAAGCCACCTGGACGGATGTCGAATCGACCGGGACGGATCTCGCAGTCCTTCCCGTCGGATCCACCGAACAGCACGGTCCACACGCCCCCCTGGGAACCGACGCGATCGCCGCGGAGACAGTCGCCAAAGCGGGTGCCGACGCAGCCGAGTGGGAAGTGGTCGTCGCCCCGTCGATCTCGGTCGGCGTGTCAGAAGAACACCGCGCGTTCGCTGGCTCGCTGTGGGTCAGCGAAGACACCTTCCGGGCGTACATCCGCGAGACCATCGAGGCGCTGGCCCACCACGGCTTCGGCCGGATCGTCGTCGTCAATGGCCACGGCGGCAACACCGCTGCGCTCAGGGAAGTCTGCGCCCGAATCACCAGAGACGGCGACGCCTACGCCGTCCCGTTCACCTGGTTCGAAGCCGTCGATCCCGACGGGATCGAGATGGGGCATGCGGGACCCGTCGAGACGGCACTGCTCGAACACGTTGCACCCGAGTTGATCGACAGCGAGAGAAAGGAGACCGCGGGCGAAGACGCGGCCGACCGCTGGGGCGAGTGGGAGGGAAGCGTCAATCTCGCCTGCGACACCGACGGGTTCGCGGACAACGGGGTCGTCGGCGATCCAGCCGACGGCGACGGCGAGTTGGGCGAACGGTTGCTCGCCGAGGCCGCCGACGCGCTGGCGGCGCTGCTTTCCCGCGTCGCCGAGCGTGATCGTCCGGGGGAGCTATAG
- a CDS encoding DUF5790 family protein: MSQATLDDEDLFGEAASEMRSDVEAHLEATRAALPDVDAIWAVEADNTLGVLNALRSGLDPGDAEDHLRDAKKWYTMGERADAFEDAGDLEDEIEELEGIVTDLSEAREQVGELTSTIPELKSALEDADVDDVDDEDNEE; the protein is encoded by the coding sequence ATGAGCCAGGCAACACTTGACGACGAGGACCTCTTCGGGGAAGCAGCCAGCGAGATGCGCTCGGACGTCGAAGCGCACCTCGAAGCGACCCGGGCAGCATTGCCCGACGTGGACGCCATTTGGGCGGTCGAGGCCGACAACACGCTGGGCGTGCTCAATGCGCTACGGTCTGGGCTGGACCCGGGGGACGCCGAGGACCACCTCCGGGACGCCAAGAAGTGGTACACGATGGGTGAGCGCGCCGACGCCTTCGAGGACGCCGGGGACCTGGAGGACGAAATCGAGGAACTCGAAGGGATCGTCACCGATCTATCCGAGGCCCGCGAGCAGGTTGGCGAGTTGACGAGCACGATCCCGGAACTCAAAAGCGCCCTCGAAGACGCCGACGTAGACGACGTAGACGACGAGGACAACGAGGAGTAG
- a CDS encoding DUF7544 domain-containing protein, with the protein MALYAVERIDDAVDMTRSFLSPVEAGRWGRLAVVVAFLLGGTGGGGGAASTVTNTPTTAGSIPENGLPELSAEFPELTGTAVAVVIGVIALLVLGGLVVAAIGAVMEFVFVQSLSADEVHVRQYVRRYAGKGVRLFGFRIVLGLGTLAVLGGATVLLFGDVFAGLLAGEVGVPSASRLVVGAILLVPLGIAVGVLVALANGFTTEFVVPIMLREDRGVLAGWRRFWPTLVDQWKQYGTYVLVAFGLHIVTEIAGTIVLGIAAVALAIPFLIVAVPVGFGMIGSGTITAGAVVLLVALLAAYLLVLFVAAAVIYVPIKVFHRQYALLVLGDTNTNFDVLGDRRPSQSL; encoded by the coding sequence ATGGCCCTCTACGCGGTCGAACGGATCGACGACGCGGTTGACATGACCCGCTCGTTTCTCAGCCCCGTCGAGGCGGGGCGGTGGGGACGGCTGGCGGTGGTCGTCGCGTTCTTGCTGGGTGGTACCGGCGGCGGGGGTGGTGCCGCTTCGACTGTGACGAACACTCCCACGACTGCCGGGTCGATACCGGAGAACGGGCTTCCCGAACTCTCCGCCGAGTTCCCCGAACTCACGGGAACGGCCGTCGCGGTCGTCATCGGCGTGATCGCCCTGCTGGTACTGGGCGGGCTGGTCGTCGCTGCGATCGGTGCCGTCATGGAGTTCGTCTTCGTCCAATCGCTCTCGGCGGACGAGGTCCACGTCCGGCAGTACGTCCGTCGGTACGCTGGCAAGGGAGTACGGCTGTTCGGCTTCCGGATCGTCCTCGGACTCGGGACACTGGCCGTCCTTGGCGGAGCCACCGTGTTGCTGTTCGGAGACGTCTTTGCGGGGCTACTTGCTGGCGAAGTCGGCGTCCCGTCGGCGAGTCGTCTCGTCGTCGGTGCGATCCTCTTGGTGCCGCTGGGAATCGCTGTCGGGGTCCTCGTGGCGCTGGCAAACGGGTTCACGACGGAGTTCGTCGTCCCGATCATGCTCCGTGAGGACCGCGGCGTCCTCGCGGGGTGGCGACGCTTCTGGCCGACGTTGGTAGACCAGTGGAAACAGTACGGCACGTACGTCCTGGTCGCGTTCGGCCTCCACATCGTCACCGAGATTGCCGGAACCATCGTCCTCGGGATCGCCGCCGTCGCCCTGGCGATTCCGTTCCTGATCGTCGCGGTCCCCGTCGGCTTCGGGATGATCGGCAGCGGGACGATCACGGCCGGGGCGGTCGTCCTGCTGGTCGCGCTACTGGCGGCGTATCTGCTCGTCCTGTTCGTGGCGGCGGCCGTGATCTACGTCCCGATCAAGGTTTTCCACCGTCAGTACGCCCTGCTCGTCCTGGGGGACACGAACACCAACTTCGACGTGCTGGGTGATCGCCGTCCGTCACAGTCGCTCTGA
- a CDS encoding dihydroneopterin aldolase family protein, with amino-acid sequence MAPTDAQQVCFELGIKFGSLYHQFAGTPISPASAANLAAAIESAIENQPHCRDVTVEMKTAAIREAVDPGVGYTEFTGEFADVEIVVAYEGIEATAVMEMDDGYPRMRLVSVA; translated from the coding sequence ATGGCACCGACCGACGCCCAGCAGGTGTGTTTCGAACTCGGGATCAAATTCGGCTCGCTGTACCACCAGTTCGCCGGGACGCCGATCAGTCCCGCGAGCGCTGCCAATCTCGCGGCCGCGATCGAGAGCGCGATCGAGAACCAGCCCCACTGTCGGGACGTAACTGTCGAGATGAAGACCGCGGCGATCCGGGAGGCGGTCGATCCCGGCGTGGGGTATACCGAGTTCACCGGCGAGTTCGCCGATGTGGAAATCGTCGTCGCCTACGAGGGGATCGAGGCGACCGCCGTCATGGAGATGGACGACGGCTACCCGCGGATGCGGCTGGTTTCGGTCGCGTGA